The Kluyveromyces lactis strain NRRL Y-1140 chromosome B complete sequence genome contains a region encoding:
- the HYM1 gene encoding Hym1p (similar to uniprot|P32464 Saccharomyces cerevisiae YKL189W HYM1 Component of the RAM signaling network that is involved in regulation of Ace2p activity and cellular morphogenesis interacts with Kic1p and Sog2p localizes to sites of polarized growth during budding and during the mating response) yields MAFWWKKSPKTPSDYVRHLIEQLDKLESSSIGSDNRKKAQDECGRHIAGTKHFLLKETDPVPTQEALDELYYSIYQSDLFFMLLHSFPNLDFEARKDVAMIYCICLGRSKDNKLPTVDYLLAKPKFMSTLLKTSETCITKPGGSDIFLTASGMILETIKQEQLCRIIIRDPQIWKYFDFTRLGSFEISSSSLQVLTELFTAHPKLVSTEFFCNEENLTRFIDKINKLMAHGNYVTKRQSVKLLGTLIFNRINKTLMTTYINNSDNVKLVMILLSDRSKNLQLESFNIFKVVVANPRKSKPVLDVLVKNRDKLLNFFEQFGTDNKDSTFLDEKEFIVEQIEALPRIVAANGEYALGTSPQKNLVM; encoded by the coding sequence ATGGCTTTTTGGTGGAAGAAGAGTCCCAAGACTCCTAGTGATTATGTTAGACATTTGATCGAGCAGTTAGACAAATTGGAGTCCTCTAGTATTGGAAGCGATAACCGTAAGAAGGCACAGGATGAATGTGGCAGACATATTGCAGGAACGAAACACTTTTTATTGAAGGAGACAGACCCGGTACCCACGCAAGAGGCGCTAGACGAGCTTTATTATTCCATATATCAATcagatcttttctttatgTTGTTGCATTCGTTCCCCAATCTCGATTTTGAGGCGAGGAAAGACGTAGCTATGATATATTGCATATGTTTGGGTAGATCTAAGGATAACAAGCTACCAACGGTTGATTATTTGTTAGCGAAACCTAAATTTATGTCTACATTGTTAAAGACTTCTGAGACGTGTATCACAAAGCCAGGAGGATCGGACATTTTTCTTACCGCATCTGGAATGATCTTGGAGACCATCAAACAAGAACAGCTATGTCGGATTATCATACGGGATCCACAAATATGGAAATACTTTGACTTCACAAGGTTGGGTTCGTTTGAAATCAGCTCAAGTAGCTTACAAGTACTCACGGAATTGTTCACTGCACATCCAAAATTGGTATCGACGGAATTCTTCTGTAATGAAGAGAACTTAACAAGATTTATCGATAAGATCAACAAGTTAATGGCGCATGGTAATTACGTTACCAAGAGACAAAGTGTGAAACTACTAGGGACACTCATTTTTAACCGAATAAACAAAACCTTGATGACCACCTATATTAACAATTCGGATAACGTTAAATTGGTCATGATCCTCTTAAGTGATAGATCCAAGAATTTACAATTAGAATCgttcaatattttcaaagttgtTGTGGCAAACCCAAGGAAGTCTAAACCAGTGCTCGATGTATTGGTCAAGAATAGAGACAAATTGctgaatttctttgaacaGTTTGGCACTGATAATAAGGATTCCACATTTTTGGAtgagaaagaattcatcGTGGAACAAATCGAGGCATTGCCAAGGATAGTTGCTGCCAATGGCGAATACGCTCTAGGAACCTCGCCacagaagaatttggtTATGTAG
- the VPS36 gene encoding ESCRT-II subunit protein VPS36 (similar to uniprot|Q06696 Saccharomyces cerevisiae YLR417W VPS36 Component of the ESCRT-II complex which is involved in ubiquitin-dependent sorting of proteins into the endosome), which produces MSAGFIYWHPVEIAGSGQPILRENERDIYVEQSVGLYHGKTKILNKQKGRLYLTSQRIIYVDELAPKKESVCIENDDIMNVEYSSKFLKRSAKIILFFKELSQNEAPIEEKGKQVHTTQWNCPICGVENRIYSTLDSNGLNMPPCGSCGVEVDRDMVQNSIKTVVEDLEETPKENICPVCTFINHPQIRNCEICGARLKQSRRTSKVKDSRVRILLEEKTPSGEESFAQLSFRKTDGALFYETLVKQLQEISRKESKHLFNQNVLSVNGVPTDPVIDPDLVLSNNDINLIGITALEKNKEQQLLKNNIVMSNALSDLNKLMALAEDIEKMYQGNRKSKSNESILLVDREKYLNKNVFLEEIARELYGFVDSELRGDSGIIVTLVDLFALYNKSVRIGTGLISPEEMREACEKFEKLGLNDLKLIKINGRVLCLAFQDSFDHIRTKVLQLATMRPGVDILQITTELNVYEKNNWSMGVISEVLQYCVAEGNLVMDEQISGTNYYFNSYWKV; this is translated from the coding sequence ATGAGTGCTGGTTTCATTTATTGGCATCCTGTGGAGATAGCCGGATCTGGGCAGCCTATTCTAAGGGAAAATGAGAGGGATATTTACGTTGAACAATCTGTTGGACTATATCATGgcaaaacaaaaatacTTAACAAGCAAAAGGGCAGATTATATCTTACTTCACAACGAATCATCTACGTGGACGAATTAGCTccaaaaaaagaatctgTGTGCATCGAGAATGATGATATCATGAACGTAGAATATAGCTCTAAGTTCTTAAAGAGATCAGCCAAGATTATattattcttcaaagaattatCACAGAATGAGGCACCTATCGAAGAGAAGGGAAAACAAGTGCATACTACGCAATGGAACTGTCCTATCTGTGGAGTTGAAAATAGAATATACTCGACTCTTGATTCTAATGGGCTGAATATGCCACCATGCGGTAGTTGTGGTGTTGAGGTTGACAGAGATATGGTTCAAAATTCAATTAAAACGGTGGTTGAGGATTTAGAGGAAACTCCAAAGGAGAACATATGTCCTGTATGTACCTTTATCAATCATCCACAGATTAGAAACTGTGAAATATGTGGTGCACGATTGAAACAATCGAGAAGGACATCAAAAGTAAAAGATTCTAGAGTGAGGATACTACTCGAGGAAAAGACACCAAGTGGAGAAGAAAGTTTTGCTCAATTGAGTTTCAGGAAAACTGACGGGGCATTATTCTATGAAACTTTGGTAAAGCAGTTGCAAGAAAtttcaaggaaagaatCCAAACATTTATTTAATCAAAATGTTCTCAGTGTCAATGGTGTTCCGACAGATCCGGTGATCGATCCTGATCTTGTTTTATCtaataatgatataaaTTTGATTGGCATCACTGCattagaaaaaaataaagaacaaCAGCTACTGAAGAATAATATTGTTATGTCGAACGCACTAAGCGATTTGAATAAGTTAATGGCATTAGCTGAAGATATTGAGAAAATGTATCAAGGCAATCGCAAAAGTAAGAGTAATGAATCAATATTACTTGTTGATAGAGaaaaatatttgaataaaaatgtgtttcttgaagaaattgctAGGGAATTATACGGATTTGTGGACTCAGAATTAAGGGGAGATAGCGGTATTATAGTCACTTTGGTAGATCTTTTTGCATTATACAATAAATCCGTTCGAATTGGAACAGGTCTTATTTCTCCGGAGGAAATGAGAGAAGCTTgtgaaaagtttgaaaagCTAGGTTTGAACGATTTAAAACTTATAAAGATTAACGGACGTGTATTATGCCTAGCATTCCAGGATTCTTTTGATCATATACGAACAAAAGTCTTACAACTAGCAACTATGAGACCAGGCGTTGACATTTTGCAGATTACTACTGAATTGAATGtatatgaaaaaaataactgGTCGATGGGCGTAATATCCGAGGTTCTACAATATTGCGTTGCCGAAGGCAATCTAGTTATGGATGAACAAATCTCGGGTACAAATTACTATTTCAATAGTTATTGGAAAGTTTGA
- the PXA2 gene encoding ATP-binding cassette long-chain fatty acid transporter PXA2 (similar to uniprot|P34230 Saccharomyces cerevisiae YKL188C PXA2 Homolog of the human adrenoleukodystrophy transporter forms a heterodimer with Pxa1p of two half ATP-binding cassette transporters in the peroxisome membrane peroxisomal ABC transporter 2), with amino-acid sequence MLEFYKKHRLRLLKGSYLLLLVITVKSLATGKDKNNRVEKKEHGKDSRRKVRRHTVSRKLSHMSLNQLSSRVTTEADSVADDGSSSSDNDESSSNDEGFDLNENLIRHKKISHISGNDLKKQGKKGHNFLIRLILTDRKCLFIFLIQTILLIIRTVLSLKVAKLDGILVSKLVKSEYSNFIKVLLGQWMTLGIPASIVNSLLRYMTRISAIAINRKVSDFLLDKYMASHQIFYSINNQPATHSLTLSQKSEEKSELDSDKPEDTDLSDSPVQYLTRDVGAISYNSSVLLNQLLKPTLDLILCSFTLLSNANSTFMGEGTLALGIIVHLSNMGLKLIQPNFTKMQMKKTQLEGLFRSLHSKIHSSSEEIALLKGQTTELWNLDYAFYRLYSYLSHEIRSRALYDFATTFVIKYTWGAAGLLLCSIPIFLQDTVSKDKTAEFITNRRLLLTASSSIGRFVQLRRNIQQLQGVSLRLNKFNDELDNIINAPKERDDTVPVEYDDNVIEFQNVPLITPTGQVLISELTFKLERFNHLLIIGPNGCGKSSLFRVLGGLWPISKSLNPCLQTKLIMPPRRNDNNESTVYYLPQRPYMSNKSTFREQLIYPDTLEDFIKKFDGSMGAGDQALLGILHVLELDDLINENLSIVMAKANKKECSVEDSFQLVRPWSEELTMGIQQRLAMARMYYHKPIFAVLDECTSAVSPEMEQKMYKHAQDLGITVLSVCHRTTLWHFHTHLLSFDGKGNYKFGKFNPNQRLEDEEKLMKLNKLLEQDVPIMQKRLDELNIAKRSNLLKSSQSNLALKNQAAIQV; translated from the coding sequence ATGCTCGAATTCTACAAGAAACATAGGCTTCGGCTTCTTAAAGGGTCATATTTGCTTTTACTAGTGATTACAGTCAAGAGTTTGGCTACGGGCAAGGATAAGAACAATAGAGTGGAGAAAAAGGAACATGGTAAAGATTCCCGCCGGAAAGTTAGAAGGCATACCGTCTCTAGGAAACTCTCTCATATGTCGTTAAATCAGCTTTCTTCTCGTGTCACTACAGAAGCGGATAGTGTTGCCGATGACGGTTCTAGTTCGAGCGATAATGACGAGTCCTCTTCGAACGATGAAGgttttgatttgaatgaGAACCTCATCAGGCATAAGAAGATTAGCCATATTTCCGGAAAcgatttgaagaaacaggGCAAGAAAGGTCACAATTTCTTGATTCGTTTGATTTTAACAGATAGGAAAtgtcttttcatcttccttATCCAAACGATACTTCTCATCATTAGAACTGTACTCTCCTTGAAAGTGGCCAAATTAGATGGTATTCTCGTTTCGAAATTGGTAAAATCTGAGTATAGTAACTTTATCAAAGTCTTGTTGGGACAATGGATGACTTTGGGTATCCCAGCAAGTATCGTCAATTCGTTGTTGAGATACATGACTAGAATTAGTGCCATTGCCATTAATAGGAAAGTTTCGGACTTTTTATTGGATAAATATATGGCTTCACATCAGATATTCTATTCCATTAATAACCAGCCAGCTACGCACTCACTTACTTTATCACAGAAATCGGAAGAGAAGAGTGAGCTGGATAGTGATAAACCGGAGGATACGGATCTGTCTGATTCACCGGTTCAATACTTAACTAGAGACGTTGGTGCAATCTCATACAATTCGTCGGTTTTGTTAaatcaattgttgaaaCCAACGTTGGATTTAAtactttgttcttttaCTCTCTTATCTAATGCCAATAGCACATTCATGGGTGAAGGAACTTTGGCCTTGGGTATTATTGTACATTTGAGTAATATGGGGTTGAAACTAATACAACCTAACTTTACCAAGATgcaaatgaagaagacgcAATTAGAAGGTTTATTCAGATCATTACATTCGAAGATTCATTCAAGTAGCGAAGAAATCGCTTTGTTGAAAGGTCAGACTACTGAATTATGGAACTTGGATTATGCATTCTACCGCCTATACTCTTATCTATCGCACGAAATTAGATCAAGGGCTCTATACGATTTTGCAACTACTTTCGTCATCAAATACACATGGGGAGCTGCAGGGCTCTTGCTATGTTCCATTCCAATTTTCCTTCAAGATACAGTTTCCAAGGATAAGACAGCGGAGTTTATTACTAACAGAAGATTACTATTAACTGCTTCTTCCTCTATCGGTAGATTCGTTCAAttaagaagaaatatacaACAATTGCAGGGGGTGTCATTAAGATTaaacaaattcaatgaCGAGTTGGATAATATTATTAATGCACCGAAGGAAAGAGATGATACTGTTCCTGTAGAATATGATGACAATGTAATCGAATTTCAAAATGTGCCATTGATCACTCCTACAGGGCAAGTGTTGATCTCAGAGTTGACCTTcaaattggaaagattCAACCACTTATTGATCATTGGACCAAATGGATGTGGTAAATCATCGTTATTTAGAGTCTTGGGCGGATTATGGCCAATTTCAAAGTCGTTGAACCCTTGTCTTCAAACGAAGCTCATCATGCCgccaagaagaaatgacAATAATGAAAGTACGGTTTATTATCTACCGCAAAGGCCTTATATGAGTAATAAGAGTACTTTCCGTGAACAACTCATCTATCCTGACACTTTAGAAGATTTCATAAAGAAGTTTGATGGCTCTATGGGAGCAGGTGATCAAGCTTTATTGGGTATCTTGCATGTTTTAGAATTGGACGACTTGATCAATGAAAACCTATCCATAGTCATGGCAAAGGCtaacaagaaagaatgCTCTGTTGAAGATTCCTTCCAATTGGTACGCCCTTGGTCTGAAGAGCTAACGATGGGTATTCAACAAAGGCTTGCAATGGCTCGTATGTATTATCACAAACCTATTTTTGCTGTCTTGGATGAATGTACAAGTGCTGTTTCTCCTGAAATGGAACAAAAAATGTACAAACATGCTCAAGATTTGGGAATCACTGTACTTTCAGTTTGTCATAGAACAACATTATGGCATTTCCATACCCATCTTTTGAGCTTTGATGGTAAGGGGAACTATAAGTTTGGTAAATTCAATCCTAACCAACGACTAGAAGATGAGGAGAAATTAATGAAACTAAACAAGCTGCTTGAACAAGATGTTCCGATCATGCAGAAGCGGTTAGATGAATTAAATATTGCCAAAAGGTCtaatttgttgaaaagctCTCAGTCAAATTTGGCACTTAAGAATCAAGCAGCCATTCAAGTATAA